The Microbispora sp. ZYX-F-249 sequence CCGGGCCGTACGCCCGGCAGGCGACGAGCGCGGGCGCCGTGACACCGGCCCACCGGCGGGCCGGCAGCGGCAGGCCGGACATGGTCGCGCCCATGACGGCGCCGTCGTAGACGAGGGTGTGCGCGGCGGCCTCGAACGCGCTCCACTGCGGGAGGCGCCGACTCAGCGCGACGCACTCCGCCGAGGCGCCCGCCGCGCGCCGCAGGTAGAACTCGACCGCGTCCCCCCGTCTGCCCGCCGCCAGCAGTTCGGCGAGCCGGGGAAGGTAGTCCCCCGGCAGCGGGGGACGGCTGCCGTCGACGACGAACGGCGGTTCGACCAGCGTCAGCCCCGTGACGCCGGGCAGATGGCGGGCGGCTTCGAGGGCGAGGACGGCACCGGAGGACAGACCGCACAGCGACGCCACCCCGCCCGCCTCCGCGACGAGGGCCTCGATGTCCTCCACCTCGCGGGCCACCGCGTAGGGGGCCGTGTCCCCGCTGGCGCCGCGCCCGCGCCGGTCATAGCGGACCACCGTCAGGCTCGGCGCCAGGAGCGCGGACAGGCGCTCCGCCAGTGGGTCGCACGACCGGTGGCGGAGCGCGCCGCCGACGATGACGACCGGCGGCCCCCCGCCCGTGCGCTCGAAGGCGATGGGGGTTCCGTCGGCGGAGGTGACGATGCTCATCGGAGGCCCCGGCGCGGGTCAGCGTCCGGCGGGGCCGGCCGGGGGGATGTTGAGGTTGAGGCGGAAGAAATTGTCGGGGTCGTAGACCCGCTTCACCTCCCGCAGGCGCCGGTGGTCCTGCGGCGTGTAGGCGGTCTCGGTCCTGGCGGGGTCGCGCAGGAAGTTCAGGAACGACCGCCCGGTGGCGTACGGGCGCAGCGCCTGGCCGGCCTCCTCGGTGTACGCGTCGAGGATCACCGACAGCGACGCGCTGCGATGGCCCACCGGCCCGGCGTCCGGTCCCGGCGCGGCGATGGCGCCGCCCCAGTGGCGGATCTCCACGGTGGTGACCGGCGATCCGGGGCCGGCCGCCCGCACCAGCGCCTCGATCACCGGATCGGGCAGCGTGTCGAACAACTCGACGTGCACGGGGGCGGTGCCGCCCATGTCGGCC is a genomic window containing:
- a CDS encoding alpha/beta fold hydrolase codes for the protein MSIVTSADGTPIAFERTGGGPPVVIVGGALRHRSCDPLAERLSALLAPSLTVVRYDRRGRGASGDTAPYAVAREVEDIEALVAEAGGVASLCGLSSGAVLALEAARHLPGVTGLTLVEPPFVVDGSRPPLPGDYLPRLAELLAAGRRGDAVEFYLRRAAGASAECVALSRRLPQWSAFEAAAHTLVYDGAVMGATMSGLPLPARRWAGVTAPALVACRAYGPAFLRGAARALVEILPSARLCLLDGPDPGAADGRHDGADVRAAALAPVLARFLTAAAGGSRARARV